GCAGTAGACaattattttgtgaaaaaacAAGTACAACAGATGACTCTGAATATGCCACCCTCCTAAGCGGAATAGAAGAGGAAATGGATTCTCTCCACAGAACTTGAAAGGAAAACCTGTGGCTACAGCACAGAGGTAGAACCCTGAGAACCAGCGAATATTCTCAACTCTACCAGATAATTCATATACAAACTTTCTGGCATCTTCAGTGTTTCTAAAATGAGGGTCAACTTTGAATGCCCCAAGGGACATGGATATGATGAGGGAGATGAAATTGTGATATTCAACTTATTACTGTTCCAAAACGCATTTTAAAGCTCCTGAGACtgatcacagaaatacaaattattGATCAGTTTTATTTGTCATTATTTACAAATCTAATACATTGCAATGGATTAACATACTATGGGATAAATTCAGTCTAAAACTATTTGAAGGCTGCCTACTTTACACCTATAGTTAATTCGTTTCTTCATACTGATATCAGCAGAACTGATCATAGATTCACTTATATTAAAAAGTTTTGTTCCAACTGTTCATATATATTGTTATTACTcttatttatacatatatacacagcTGTATTATAGAACAGAGTTAATCCAACACATGCAACCAATATAATTTTATCTCTAAGGGATGTACATGCGtactattttctgttttatttctaggatataaaaccaaaaagaccccaaaacaaaatcaaaatggcaatataaaagaaatattttctaaatgacATAGAACTTAATTATTTCTCAACCACACACTGATCACCAGGATAccaacagaagagaaaaataatggtcTGTGATATACAGAATGTCAGATCAGATGCTTTACTAAACTTAAATAGATCGTTAGTCTATGAACAAAATGTTCAACAATGGCCAATTCACTGTTATTATGAAGGCAGcttcttttcagtttcacatAATGAATTAGAGGCAAATATTTGACAGCAACTGTGCTCAGGCAGACAGCAGCTGTTGTCTCCTTTGAAGCCATCTTATTCTCCCTCAAGGAAATATAGTGTATTTGTTGTATACACTATGGACTTGAAGCCCAAGAGTGTGAATTTATCCACCCAACCATAACATGCACTTGAGGCGAACACTCTGTATGTTTAGCTCAGCCAGCTCACTGGGGTAGGAGGTGTGAAAGGAAGAAGCCCCTTCCTCTTTAGACTACAGAAGGATTATATTACCTGGCTACGATTTCAGCACATTGcctccagctcctgggagggaatTAGGGCAACAGATGATGTGACCCCCACATGTACATCTCTGAAGAGCTCCTCCCTTCCTTTTAAATCCTGCCCTCAAGATTTACTTGTGACAGAACACAAAGAGCATAAACTAACAAAATTCAAACTTAAACAGAATTCAGAATACAGCCTAAGCTATAAACAAAGATCTCACTAACCTGTGTCATCTCTTATTTCCAGACCCTTGGCTTTCAGTcttgaataaataaattcttctttttcctaaaacatgtttttctacATTAGATTCTGATGTACTCAGTCCTTTAAGTTAACCATTGTTTTTAATCACATAGCAGTATAGTGCTTAATACTCTCTGAAATAACAAGCAATGCTAATTAAACTTGGAAATGTCAAccaaatgttttcctgaatCTAGTTAAACTGGTAACTTTGTCACTTAGATCCTGCTACTTGCATGCATCAATTAATTCATGCAAGTGTTCTACTGGAACATACAAAACGTATTTGTGGAGTAAAGTTACAGCTGAGCTTCAGTATTGTTTGACAGCATCCGAATGTTAGTTTATAAGGCAAACATTGAAGATCCATGACATTGTGTAACTGAGAATTTGAGCATACAGAAAACATGCAGCCTTaaaaaactgcaattacttagATGGAAACAGAATAATTATTTGTTCATAAGTTtatcaaactttaaaaaaagcagttctacagaattaaaaaacaagattCATTTTCTCCAAGATCTTTGCAAGTTTTGGGAGGATATGATGATCAAAGATCATCACAAATGATGGTGAATTACTGAACTATTATTATTCTTCCAACAAAATTCAGTGTCTCCTAACCAATGCTGCAGTCAGGAAAGATGACAGACCATGACTGAAAAGTCCCCATTTTAGCCTTGTTGGGGTGCACTGCCAGTGCAAGAGGGCACGTACCTCATTTACCCTTGGTGATTACACCTAATTTCTCTCAATACAGAgcaagaaaagctgcagaatcACTTTCAACAGCTGTCCTAGTCACAGACAGGTCTTATATGTAGGGTGGCTACAACTTTCAGTATGAGATGGGAAAAAGTAAATAGAGAgtttctcctccccctctactctgccctggtgagaccacatctagaatattgtgtccagttctgggctcctcagttccagaaggacagggaactgctggagagagtccagtgcagggcaacgaagatgattaagggagtggagcatctcccgtgtgaggaaaggctgagggagctagggctcttgagcttggagaagaggagactgaggggtcacctcattcatgtttataaatatataacgGGtaagtgtcatgaggatggagccaggctcttcttggtgacaaccaatgattagacaaggggcaatgggtataaactggaacacaggaggttccacttaaatatgagaagaaacttcttcccagtgagggtgacagagcactggaacaggctgcccagggaggttgtggagtctccttctctggagacattcaaaacccgcctggacgccttcctgtgtaacctcatctgggtgttcctgctccagcagggggattggactagatgatcttttgaggtcccttccaatccctaacattctgtgattctgtgatacacaACTGAACAGTAACAAAATATGCAGGCTCTTTAGTTTTGTAcatcattttaaagaaatgaatgtaaaaaaaaaatgttccacaAAGACATGAGTGTTAAAAGAAAGGGTATCAATTACAAGCCAATAATGGTGGGCAGAACTGAACGTTGCCTCACGGAGAGCAAACCCCCCGCTTTGGGGTGTGCGGGTGTGGCGGCAGGCTCACCTGGTGGAAGGCGCGGTTCTGCTGCGCCCAGAAGCGCTGGTTGCAGGCCTGGGCCTCCTGCCGCGCCTCCCGCAGCCGCCGCTCCAGGGGAGACTCCTCGGGGGGCACGTAGAAGATGACGGGGCGCAGGTTGGAGTGCTTGTCAGGGGGGCCGATCCAGTCGCTGCGGGAGTTGGGGGGAGGGCTGAAATCCACGCCCTTCAAAATACAGACAGAATTCATCATGACCGTTTTACACAAGTTTTCGAGGAATATCCCGATTTGAAATAAATCCCAAAACTCCACACAACCTTAAAACATCTAAGCATAACAAGTTCAGAAATCATGCACATTAATTTACCttgctgaaaacatttaaaatttacttttaatttagAAACGCACTATAGAGAAGACACCTTTTCCAACAGACATgagtcatgatttttttttcaaagcaactctgttttttggttttattttgttttgtttgttttcatttttgtatcaCTGATATTCCACTTCATTAAACTATTTGATGGCAGGAACTGGCAGGTATCTAAGTCTTCCTGTAAGGAACGTATAACgaagaactgttgtttttacataacTGAGGACCTGGCGCCTGACCCCAACAGGGGGGAAGGACCAAGAGACATCtgactatgaatccttaatgtaaaactcAGTCTCTTCTCGGAAtatatactgatacctgtacacatactgatacctgtatttacaagttaatttagggggaagggTATTGTATGTGAACTGAGGCAAGCGTCagggtagtctgtaaaccctaAAGTACCCAACTAATGCGGAACAGGGGAGGCAAATTGCAGCCAGGATTTTGaggggatataagcaggggctttttgccctattagGTGTGCCTACCCTTAGATAGAATACCCGATGTTCCaatattgttatttaaaaaaattgctttgctaAGAGGTCCTGCCTGAGCCTATTATATTTGAAAAGTAATTGTTTCCTACATTCCTAATCGCTGCTTTCTTCGTGCGTTTTTGAGAACGCGCACCAGCGTGGCTTTTCAGGCCGGCTTTAGGAGGAAGCGGCTCCAGCAGCCCCGGACTCACCGCTCCATTAGTAGAAGAGTTTTTACCTCAGCGCCCCGGCCCCACGGCGCGGGAAGGCCCGCCCGGTATTTACAAACACCCGGAACGCTGGAAAACACACGAACGACTAAAGGCGGCGGGAACCGCCGGCTTTTATCGGGACACGCTCGCCCAGCGACCCCCGAGGCGGGCAGCAGGGCGGGTTCCCCGTTTCCCCTCAGGCGGGCACCCCAGGGCTTCCCCGCGCCAGGCCGGCCCCAGCGCGCAGGAGCTGCCTCTCCCCGCTACCGCCGCCCGGTTTACCGCGCGCTCCTGCCGCTCCCCGCGCTcagccgcggggccgccgccggcTGAGAAGGACGACAGGAAGCGGCGGCGGCACAAGCCGCTCGCCCGCAGCGCCCGGGCCGCCGCCATCGCCCGCCTCCTGCCGGCCACCGGCGCTTTGCGGCGGTGTCGCAAACGCAAGGCCGCCCGGAGCGCGGCGCTGCGGCCGGGGGCGGcgctggggaaggggccgcgTCGTTCCCGCCtccgcccgccagcccggccgcggggcggggctgcTCGGGTTCGCCTCCGCTCGGCCCCAGGCGcagcgccgggccgggcagcgggTCCCTCGGCCGGGGTCGCCGGCGGGTGAGGTGACCGGGACAGGGCGGGGGACCGGGAGGGAGCGTTACGGGCGGGGGCGCAGCGGGGGTTTGCTGGGGGAGGCGGGTGGGGACGAGTCTCTCGGCAGGTGCCTTcgcgccccgccccccctccccggtgTTGTGTTCGCCCCGCTCGCTGCTGCGTGCCCTCCCCGCTTCGTCGGGCCCCGTGTCCGGGGCGGATGAGAAGTCGGTGCCGGGGGGGGCCGGCTGGAGCAGGCGGGTGCTGAGCGGGGAGCGCCGGCCGCGGGGCCCGCCCGGGGGCTGCGCCTGCCCGGGGCCGCCGGGTTTAGCCGCTGTCTTTCCCCGTGGCCGCGGGTGTCTGGGTTTGTTGTGCGTTGCCTTCAGCTGCCGAGCAGGTGGGGAATGGAGGGCTGAAGGTAAAGGCTCAGAGCGGGTGCTGCGGTAACTACAGCATCAGCCTGAGCGGGAAAGCGCTGTGCCACGATACGTGAATGGCCGTGAAATATCAGCCaagtgtttgttgtttgtttgggggttgttttgttttggttttatttttcctattgcTAGCGATACTTGAAATAGCTGGAGTGCTTCAGGATGATGTGAAAGTTGTTACATGTGTTACATGCTTGCGTAGCACTTCCTTAATCACGAGTCCTGTTCTTACTTCCCTGGTAGTTCATCTGAAACCGGACGAAAGAAGAGAATGGATATGGGTAACCAACACCCCTCCGTAAAACGGTTgcatgaaatacagaaagaagtCAAAGAGATCGAACAGCAAGTGGTTGTCTTTAGTGGTCTGTCGACTGACCCAGATTACAAGAAATTAGAAAGGAGTCTTACCAAACAGCTTTTTGAAATAGATTCTGTAGACACCGAAGGAAAAGGGGATATTCAGCAAGCCAGAAAGCGAGCTGCCCAGGAAACAgagaggctgctgaaggaactGGAACAAAATGCAAACCATCCACGCAGACTGGAAATAGAGGCTATATTCAAGGAGGCACAGTCACTTGTGGAGCGTGAGATTACACCTTTTTACAAAGGGGGTAACTGCATAAGTGACGAATTTGAAGAAGGTATTCAGGACATTGTATTGAGGCTCACCCAGGTGAAAACTGGAGGGAAAGTTTCTTTACGCAAAGCAAGATACCGCACTCTCACAAAAGTATGTGCTGTTCAGGAGATTATAGAAAACTGCGTAAAGCAACAGCTGTCCCTGCCACTCTCTAATGAGGTGCATCCTTCTGTCTCCAAAATTAACTCAGTAATGTGTGATGTGAACAAAGCAAGAGGAACTTTAATTGCACTTCTAATGGGAGTGAGTAGTAATGATACCTGCAGGCATCTGTCCTGTGTGCTCACAGGCCTCATTGCTGATTTGGATGCTTTAGATGTCTGTGGTCGCACGGAAATAAGAAATTACAGAAAGGAAGTAGTGGAAGAGATCAATAAATTGCAGAAGTACCTGGACTTGGAAGAAGAAGCAAATTCTACTCACGCTTATGATTTGGCGCAAAATCAGTCCATTCTAAAAATAGAAGAGATCCgcaagaaaatgaaggaagtTAATTCTTTACTTCTAAAAACAGAGAATGCTTCTGATTTGTATTTGGGGTCCAAAGCAGAATTGCAGGGATTAATTGCTCACTTGGATGAGGTGAGTCTAGGAAAAAACCCCTGTATTAGAGAAGCCAGGAGAAGAGCAGTCATAGAAGTTCAAGCTCTTATAACATATATTGATTTGAAGGAAGCActtgaaaaaaggcaaatgtatCCTGAGAAGACTGCTGCTGAACATCAGTCTCTTAAAGCAGTTTGGACTGTTCTTGGAAACTTGTCTCAGATTCAGCAGGAGGTGATTTCATTTGATGGAAACAGAACAGATAAAAATTACATGAGATTGGAAGAACTTCTCACGAAACAACTTTTAGCACTTGATGCTGTTGATCCACAAGGAGACGAGCGGTGTAAGGCTGCCAGAAAGCAGGCGGTGAAGCTTGCGCAGAATATTCTTTACTACCTGGACATGAAAACAGATGAATGGGAATACTGAAACAGTCGTGGCCTGACATggaagaacattttttcctttggcattttaTGCAGATCATTGGCAGCACTTAATAAAAGTGGTGTGTTTTGTGCTTGCTTAAGTCACGGAGATTGCATAAGCAGTTGACTCGGCTATATGTCTGCTATCCCACGCAGTCACCCACTTGCCATGGCAACTGTCAGTACGCCATCAGCAATTCTGGTCATTGCTATAAGCGAAGAAGTGTGATTCTCTGAAGGAATAGCTTAATACTTGatcaaatggctttttttttttctctgtttttgttttaataacctTGTGCAATGTTCAGTGAATGCAGATTTTTCAAAGATGCAGACTCTTGTGGTGTGGTAGtggcaaaattatttaaagaagaCTGGATGTGAAAATTAGTATTCAAGCATGAGGCTCCATCCAGCAAATTCATAGCAGTCTGGATATACTCTTAATGTGCTGTTATGACATAGAGTATTAAGGGCAAAAACCTGCTGGCTTTTGGGTTGTACTTGATTTATTCCACCCATCGCACCTTTCTTAGATTTCTCAGTTAATGAAGCTATAATGCCAACTGCAAATTAGCGTTTACATAGGCAAAGCTAATTATATCTATTTTTTGTAATACCCGAGCCCTCTGATTTGTAAAA
Above is a window of Caloenas nicobarica isolate bCalNic1 chromosome 5, bCalNic1.hap1, whole genome shotgun sequence DNA encoding:
- the BAG5 gene encoding BAG family molecular chaperone regulator 5; amino-acid sequence: MDMGNQHPSVKRLHEIQKEVKEIEQQVVVFSGLSTDPDYKKLERSLTKQLFEIDSVDTEGKGDIQQARKRAAQETERLLKELEQNANHPRRLEIEAIFKEAQSLVEREITPFYKGGNCISDEFEEGIQDIVLRLTQVKTGGKVSLRKARYRTLTKVCAVQEIIENCVKQQLSLPLSNEVHPSVSKINSVMCDVNKARGTLIALLMGVSSNDTCRHLSCVLTGLIADLDALDVCGRTEIRNYRKEVVEEINKLQKYLDLEEEANSTHAYDLAQNQSILKIEEIRKKMKEVNSLLLKTENASDLYLGSKAELQGLIAHLDEVSLGKNPCIREARRRAVIEVQALITYIDLKEALEKRQMYPEKTAAEHQSLKAVWTVLGNLSQIQQEVISFDGNRTDKNYMRLEELLTKQLLALDAVDPQGDERCKAARKQAVKLAQNILYYLDMKTDEWEY
- the LOC135988892 gene encoding cytochrome c oxidase assembly factor 8 isoform X2, whose protein sequence is MAAARALRASGLCRRRFLSSFSAGGGPAAERGERQERAGVDFSPPPNSRSDWIGPPDKHSNLRPVIFYVPPEESPLERRLREARQEAQACNQRFWAQQNRAFHQEKEEFIYSRLKAKGLEIRDDTEIGINVTLLSHSSWDK
- the LOC135988892 gene encoding cytochrome c oxidase assembly factor 8 isoform X1; this translates as MAAARALRASGLCRRRFLSSFSAGGGPAAERGERQERAGVDFSPPPNSRSDWIGPPDKHSNLRPVIFYVPPEESPLERRLREARQEAQACNQRFWAQQNRAFHQEKEEFIYSRLKAKGLEIRDDTGKKATLNAEEMADFYKDFLSKNFRKHMQYNRDWYKRNFTITFLMGQVALVRALRWLRWKKKNVGN